From Desulfovibrio legallii, one genomic window encodes:
- a CDS encoding NirD/YgiW/YdeI family stress tolerance protein yields MRYLWILLLTLALAAPAAYAVAADSTGAPAAAAPHKTKAAKTKGVTKKAPVDTVAKALASGDRTPMRVTGRLVEKVPGKKVQYVFEDATGRVTVALGKKALKGAAVPALQSEVRLAGVLRVKNKTTPVMVAHSVQPL; encoded by the coding sequence ATGCGTTATTTGTGGATTCTGCTTCTGACCCTGGCCTTGGCCGCTCCCGCCGCCTATGCCGTCGCTGCCGACAGCACGGGCGCTCCCGCCGCCGCCGCGCCCCACAAAACCAAAGCCGCCAAAACCAAAGGGGTGACAAAAAAAGCCCCGGTGGATACAGTGGCCAAGGCCCTTGCTTCCGGCGACAGAACCCCCATGCGCGTTACCGGACGCCTGGTGGAAAAAGTGCCCGGCAAAAAAGTGCAGTATGTTTTTGAGGACGCCACCGGCCGCGTAACCGTGGCGCTGGGCAAAAAAGCCCTCAAAGGCGCGGCCGTGCCGGCCCTGCAGAGCGAAGTGCGCCTGGCGGGCGTGCTGCGCGTCAAAAACAAAACTACCCCTGTGATGGTGGCGCACAGCGTGCAGCCCCTGTAA
- a CDS encoding response regulator transcription factor — translation MPDTLLLVEDNEDILANLYAYLEPLGYELDCARNGRAGLAMALERRFDCLILDVMLPGMDGLALCRALREEHGQTLPVLMLTARDTVADRVLGLEAGADDYLVKPFALKELAARVRALLRRSRLQAGKVAGAVWTYADVQLNTAEHWAQRAGRPLRLSPTGFRILTELLRAAPALVRRQELENLLWGDAPPEGSALRTHIHELRRELDKPFAAALLHTLPHMGYRLCLDADDEATEDTEGTA, via the coding sequence ATGCCCGACACCCTGCTGCTCGTTGAGGACAACGAGGATATCCTCGCCAACCTCTATGCCTACCTGGAGCCCCTGGGCTATGAGCTGGACTGCGCCCGCAACGGCCGCGCGGGCCTGGCCATGGCCCTGGAACGGCGCTTTGACTGCCTGATTCTGGACGTCATGCTGCCGGGCATGGACGGTCTGGCCCTCTGCCGCGCCCTGCGGGAAGAGCATGGGCAGACCCTGCCCGTGCTCATGCTCACGGCCCGCGATACCGTGGCCGACCGCGTACTGGGCCTGGAGGCCGGAGCAGACGACTATCTGGTCAAACCCTTTGCCCTCAAAGAGCTGGCGGCCCGCGTGCGCGCCCTGCTCCGACGCAGTCGGCTGCAGGCGGGCAAGGTTGCCGGCGCAGTCTGGACCTATGCCGACGTGCAGCTCAACACGGCCGAACATTGGGCCCAACGCGCGGGCCGCCCCCTGCGCCTGAGCCCCACGGGCTTCCGCATCCTGACGGAACTGCTGCGCGCAGCTCCGGCCCTGGTGCGCCGCCAGGAGTTGGAAAACCTCCTCTGGGGTGATGCGCCGCCCGAAGGCAGCGCCCTGCGCACCCACATCCACGAACTCCGGCGCGAACTGGACAAACCTTTTGCCGCCGCCCTGCTGCACACCCTGCCCCATATGGGCTACCGTCTGTGCCTGGATGCCGATGACGAAGCAACAGAGGACACGGAGGGGACAGCCTGA
- a CDS encoding sensor histidine kinase — translation MSVAFRPRRASIRRRLLAAFVFLALSMGAALGLAGRLSFDSLGAALLAWHTRPVMDALMEAERRAWEAEDRGGEKLYYGEDLAAVMHWRFLVGKEVPDPWRALPDGLHLTENSRDFVLVARRDNVIYALSGEVGVFAALNQKLTGALLLCALAGLGLAVALAVVLSRRLTAPLRELTAAVEARPPEALLHDGATQTPAVPCTELHDEVGVLARAVAAREAALRSYVRRESNFTGDVSHELRTPLTVLQGGLEILEPRLAALPQSAALMPTLRRLTRTTEGMAHTVRTLLLLARRPEELECRELDATALLCGLLHRMEKDGLLRLESIPAPPDVDGSVPVRDAADSAAHGLPGGLSPSRPPLSPNALARSAQRAPVQVCAALAPAVRVWGHRDLTTIIFKNLLDNACKYTEDNRAAVSLTATTLLVRNRGRIPADVDVFARGARHGHTGRDTXGHGLGLSLALRACERLHWRLELLPAGPEEAVFCVSFGPLPQGEPLA, via the coding sequence ATGTCTGTCGCTTTCCGCCCACGCCGCGCCAGCATCCGCCGTCGCCTGCTGGCGGCCTTTGTCTTTCTGGCCCTGAGCATGGGCGCGGCGCTGGGCCTGGCCGGACGCCTTTCCTTTGATTCTCTGGGCGCGGCGCTGCTGGCCTGGCATACCCGGCCGGTCATGGACGCCCTCATGGAGGCGGAACGCCGCGCCTGGGAAGCCGAAGATCGCGGCGGCGAAAAACTCTACTACGGCGAAGATCTGGCCGCCGTCATGCACTGGCGTTTTCTGGTAGGCAAAGAAGTGCCCGACCCCTGGCGCGCCTTGCCCGACGGTCTGCACCTGACTGAAAACAGCCGCGACTTCGTGCTGGTGGCGCGGCGCGACAACGTCATCTACGCCCTCAGCGGCGAGGTGGGCGTGTTTGCGGCACTCAATCAAAAGCTCACCGGCGCGCTGCTGCTCTGCGCGCTGGCGGGTCTGGGCCTGGCCGTGGCGCTGGCCGTGGTGCTGAGCCGCCGCCTCACCGCGCCCCTGCGCGAACTTACCGCCGCCGTGGAGGCCCGCCCGCCGGAAGCCTTGCTGCACGACGGAGCAACACAGACACCCGCCGTGCCCTGCACGGAGCTGCATGACGAGGTGGGCGTGCTGGCCAGGGCCGTGGCCGCGCGCGAGGCGGCCCTGCGCAGCTATGTGCGGCGGGAAAGCAATTTTACCGGTGACGTAAGCCACGAGCTGCGCACGCCCCTCACCGTGCTGCAGGGCGGCCTGGAAATTCTGGAACCGCGTCTGGCGGCCCTGCCCCAGAGCGCCGCACTTATGCCCACCCTGCGACGGCTGACGCGCACCACCGAAGGCATGGCCCACACTGTGCGCACCCTGCTGCTGCTGGCCCGGCGGCCGGAAGAGCTGGAGTGCCGGGAACTGGACGCCACAGCCCTGCTGTGCGGACTGCTGCACCGCATGGAAAAAGACGGACTGCTGCGCCTGGAATCTATTCCGGCACCCCCCGACGTTGACGGGAGTGTGCCGGTCCGCGACGCTGCAGATTCCGCCGCCCACGGGCTGCCGGGCGGGCTTTCGCCGTCGCGGCCGCCGCTTTCGCCCAATGCGCTTGCCCGCAGCGCACAGCGCGCGCCCGTACAGGTCTGCGCAGCCCTGGCCCCGGCGGTACGGGTCTGGGGGCACAGAGATCTGACAACCATTATCTTTAAAAATCTACTGGACAACGCCTGCAAGTACACAGAAGATAATCGCGCCGCCGTCAGCCTTACGGCTACAACGCTGCTGGTGCGCAACCGCGGCCGCATCCCGGCGGATGTGGATGTTTTTGCGCGCGGCGCACGACACGGCCACACAGGGCGGGATACTGYCGGCCACGGCCTGGGGCTTTCTCTTGCCCTGCGCGCCTGTGAACGTCTGCACTGGCGGCTGGAACTGCTGCCCGCCGGGCCGGAAGAAGCCGTCTTTTGCGTCAGCTTCGGGCCCCTGCCTCAAGGAGAACCTCTCGCATGA
- the mbfA gene encoding iron exporter MbfA → MKKFSELSEAEILALAISLEEEDERIYADFAAALREDFPATEAVLAGMGAEETVHRQKLTELFQKKFGGHIPLIRRQDVKGFVQRKPLWLVRPLGLEAVRRFTASMELETRQFYEKAASRTADPDIRRLLDDLAQVERRHEINAERLSDKYLNKDARAVEAAAQRRLYALQIIQPGLAGLMDGSVSTLAPVFAAAAATHDSWQAFLVGLAASLGAGISMGFAEALSDDGSVTGRGHPWVRGLVCGLMTTLGGIGHTLPFLIGNYRAALMAALVVVALELAAITWVRSRFMNTPIVSAALQVVLGGVLVFLTGLLIGNA, encoded by the coding sequence ATGAAAAAATTTTCAGAACTGAGCGAGGCGGAAATCCTTGCCCTGGCCATCAGCCTGGAAGAAGAGGACGAGCGTATCTATGCGGACTTCGCCGCCGCCCTGCGGGAGGACTTCCCGGCCACCGAGGCCGTGCTGGCGGGCATGGGCGCGGAAGAAACCGTGCACCGGCAAAAACTCACCGAGCTGTTCCAGAAAAAATTCGGCGGGCACATCCCGCTGATCCGTCGGCAGGACGTCAAAGGCTTTGTGCAGCGCAAGCCCTTGTGGCTGGTGCGTCCGTTGGGCCTGGAGGCGGTGCGGCGCTTCACGGCCTCCATGGAGCTGGAAACCCGTCAGTTTTATGAAAAGGCCGCATCCAGAACCGCAGACCCGGATATCCGCCGCCTGCTGGACGACCTGGCGCAGGTGGAGAGGCGACACGAAATCAACGCCGAGCGCCTTTCCGACAAATACCTGAACAAGGACGCCAGAGCCGTGGAAGCCGCGGCCCAACGCCGCCTGTACGCCCTGCAGATCATCCAGCCCGGGCTGGCCGGGCTCATGGACGGCAGCGTTTCCACCCTGGCGCCGGTTTTTGCGGCGGCCGCGGCCACGCACGATTCCTGGCAAGCCTTTCTGGTGGGCCTGGCCGCCTCCCTGGGGGCGGGCATCAGCATGGGCTTTGCCGAGGCCCTTTCGGACGACGGCAGTGTTACCGGCCGCGGCCACCCCTGGGTGCGCGGCCTGGTCTGCGGCCTTATGACCACGCTGGGCGGCATAGGCCACACCCTGCCGTTTCTTATCGGCAACTACCGGGCGGCGCTCATGGCGGCGCTGGTGGTGGTGGCGCTGGAGCTGGCCGCCATTACCTGGGTGCGTTCCCGCTTCATGAACACGCCCATTGTTTCCGCGGCCCTGCAGGTGGTGCTGGGCGGGGTGCTGGTCTTTCTGACCGGACTGCTTATCGGCAACGCCTGA
- a CDS encoding peptidase U32 family protein — protein MTLQSAPLLPVPTPERPEILAPAGDVPSFLAGLAAGADAIYLGLKNFSARMQAENFGLTELSRLTDLAHASGARVYVAMNTLLKPDEPAQAFRLAARLARQVRPDGLIIQDLALLDLARQAGFEGGLFLSTLANLTHPQSLLEARALGASRVILPRELSIDEIRLMGAACPEGLDLECFVHGALCYCVSGRCYWSSYMGGKSGLRGRCVQPCRRVYRQGGQGAAQALIRQAAPDALARGRRPDGRPEREDVRSRREAPRRSPRAASRPGKEHEGRWFSCQDLSLDVLVKTLRDVPHLVSWKIEGRKKGPHYVYHAVTAYRLLRDNPGDPQARKTAEEILQWALGRPVTRARFLPQKDNAPTAPDGQTSSGLLAGKVRIEPDGSVLLKPYFELLPQDYLRVGVEDERWHATLPVTRRVPKAGNLTLRLAKHKTPRAGTPVFLIDRREAELMAILKTWQARLEALPGRPSAPVEALPVLPRPVKPAPRPDMFVHASQPQGRERGRGRNALWLSPRSAEISRTLISRTCWWLPPVIWPEEEAPLLRAIQRLWRDGARQFVCNAPWQRGLFPQDLPPEADLMAGPFCNCANAPALGLLARMGFTAAFASPELPREEMLALPAQSPLPLGVVLAGFWPVGLSRFPLTGVKANEPFLSPKGEPFWARQYGGTLWIYPGWPLDLTAQRSTLAAAGYSFYAHMEENPPASLPALRRPGLFNWEGSLL, from the coding sequence ATGACCCTCCAAAGCGCGCCCCTCCTGCCCGTTCCCACGCCGGAGCGCCCCGAAATCCTCGCCCCGGCGGGGGATGTTCCTTCCTTTCTGGCCGGGCTGGCCGCCGGGGCGGACGCCATCTATCTGGGGCTCAAAAATTTTTCTGCCCGCATGCAGGCCGAAAATTTCGGCCTCACCGAACTTTCGCGCCTGACGGATCTGGCCCACGCTTCGGGCGCGCGCGTTTATGTGGCCATGAACACCTTGCTTAAGCCGGACGAGCCCGCCCAGGCCTTCCGGCTGGCGGCCCGGCTGGCCCGTCAGGTGCGGCCCGACGGCCTGATCATCCAGGATCTGGCCCTGCTGGATCTGGCCCGTCAGGCGGGCTTTGAGGGCGGGCTTTTTCTCTCTACCCTGGCCAACCTCACCCATCCGCAAAGTCTGCTGGAGGCTCGCGCTCTGGGGGCCAGCCGGGTTATCCTGCCGCGTGAACTCTCCATTGACGAAATCCGCCTTATGGGCGCGGCCTGCCCCGAAGGGCTGGACCTGGAGTGTTTTGTTCACGGCGCGTTGTGCTACTGCGTTTCCGGGCGCTGCTACTGGTCCAGTTATATGGGCGGCAAAAGCGGCCTGCGCGGTCGCTGCGTGCAGCCCTGCCGCCGGGTCTACCGTCAGGGCGGGCAGGGCGCGGCCCAGGCCCTGATCCGCCAGGCCGCGCCCGATGCCCTTGCGCGCGGCCGCCGCCCGGACGGACGTCCTGAGCGTGAGGATGTCCGGTCCCGGCGCGAGGCCCCCCGCCGTTCTCCCCGCGCCGCTTCCCGGCCCGGCAAAGAACACGAAGGCCGTTGGTTTTCCTGTCAGGATCTTTCGCTGGACGTGCTGGTCAAAACCCTGCGTGACGTGCCCCACTTGGTTTCGTGGAAGATTGAGGGCCGCAAAAAAGGCCCCCATTACGTCTACCATGCGGTTACGGCCTACCGGCTGCTGCGCGACAACCCCGGCGACCCGCAGGCCCGCAAGACAGCAGAGGAGATCCTCCAGTGGGCCCTGGGCCGCCCCGTCACCCGCGCGCGTTTTTTGCCCCAGAAGGACAACGCCCCCACAGCCCCCGACGGCCAGACCAGTTCCGGCCTGCTGGCCGGCAAGGTGCGCATAGAGCCCGACGGCAGCGTGCTGCTCAAACCCTATTTTGAACTGCTGCCCCAGGACTATCTGCGGGTGGGCGTGGAGGACGAGCGCTGGCACGCCACCCTGCCCGTGACCCGCCGCGTGCCCAAGGCCGGCAACCTCACGTTGCGGCTAGCCAAGCACAAGACCCCCAGGGCGGGCACGCCGGTCTTTCTGATCGACCGGCGCGAAGCGGAGCTCATGGCCATACTCAAAACCTGGCAGGCCCGCCTGGAGGCCCTGCCAGGACGCCCCAGCGCCCCTGTGGAGGCCCTGCCCGTTCTGCCGCGACCCGTAAAACCCGCACCCCGGCCGGATATGTTTGTCCACGCCAGCCAGCCTCAGGGCAGGGAGCGCGGCCGCGGCCGCAACGCCCTCTGGCTTTCCCCCCGCAGCGCGGAAATTTCCCGCACGCTCATTTCCCGCACCTGCTGGTGGCTGCCGCCGGTCATCTGGCCCGAAGAGGAGGCCCCGCTGCTGCGCGCCATCCAGCGCCTCTGGCGCGACGGCGCACGCCAGTTTGTCTGCAACGCCCCCTGGCAGCGTGGTCTTTTCCCCCAGGATCTGCCGCCGGAGGCGGACCTCATGGCCGGGCCCTTCTGCAACTGCGCCAATGCTCCGGCCCTGGGCCTGCTGGCCCGCATGGGCTTTACCGCCGCCTTTGCAAGCCCGGAACTGCCCCGCGAAGAGATGTTGGCCCTGCCCGCCCAAAGCCCCCTGCCCCTGGGCGTGGTGCTTGCGGGCTTTTGGCCCGTGGGGCTGAGCCGTTTTCCCCTCACGGGGGTCAAGGCCAACGAGCCCTTTTTGAGTCCCAAGGGCGAACCTTTCTGGGCCCGGCAGTACGGCGGCACGCTCTGGATCTATCCCGGCTGGCCTCTGGATCTGACAGCCCAGCGCTCCACCCTTGCCGCCGCGGGCTACAGCTTTTACGCCCATATGGAAGAAAATCCGCCCGCGTCCCTTCCGGCTTTGCGTCGTCCGGGGCTGTTCAATTGGGAGGGGAGTTTGCTGTAA
- a CDS encoding twin-arginine translocase TatA/TatE family subunit: MLDFFSVPHLLLVMVIAMILFGTKKLPEIGAGLGRAIRDFRRAASEPDTVDLPRRESKAEDVGRDS; the protein is encoded by the coding sequence ATGTTAGATTTTTTCAGCGTACCACATTTGCTGTTGGTAATGGTTATAGCCATGATTCTGTTCGGCACCAAAAAATTGCCGGAAATCGGCGCCGGTCTTGGCCGGGCCATCCGGGACTTCCGCCGGGCGGCCAGTGAGCCTGACACGGTGGACCTGCCCCGCCGGGAAAGCAAGGCCGAGGACGTGGGCCGCGACAGCTGA
- a CDS encoding glycosyltransferase codes for MRILVVSHVFPGEFGQLAAALAAAGHEVVFAAAHGRREARIPGVRHLDLRDAPLRRLQEAEEDPYGVALAGRLLDRAAARARDAARRLARLRAAGWEPQILCCSAAHGNGMLARGLFPQAFFVVYGEWYTTPHAAAFAPQAVGNLLQAAALGESHLAFTSTDWQRTRYPDFLAQRLEVWPRCVDTGFFSPRPAGTPTPTEELITFSGRGMESPQAFLQMLTGLPDLLERRPACRVALLASLSEPLPEGCPAPLTAALRSPRVRLLPYVPRTEYRDLLRASTFYVYCNSSQTLSSGLFEAMACGLPVLATDTGAVREVLRHGQNGFLFQNAAPDKLAAWVGDLLEALPGMTTLRRQARRSIEGYCALRTELPRQLNRLQEAYARWAREQKPQ; via the coding sequence ATGCGCATTCTGGTTGTGAGTCACGTCTTCCCCGGCGAGTTTGGTCAACTGGCCGCAGCCCTGGCTGCCGCCGGCCACGAGGTCGTCTTTGCCGCGGCCCACGGCCGACGCGAAGCGCGCATCCCCGGCGTGCGCCACCTGGACCTGCGCGATGCCCCCCTGCGCCGCCTCCAGGAGGCGGAAGAAGACCCCTACGGCGTGGCCCTGGCCGGCCGTCTGCTGGACCGGGCCGCTGCCCGCGCCCGCGATGCCGCCCGTCGTCTGGCCCGGCTGCGCGCCGCAGGCTGGGAGCCGCAAATCCTCTGTTGCTCCGCCGCCCACGGCAACGGCATGCTGGCGCGGGGCCTGTTTCCTCAGGCTTTTTTTGTGGTCTATGGCGAATGGTACACCACGCCGCACGCGGCAGCCTTCGCCCCCCAGGCCGTGGGCAACCTTCTGCAGGCAGCGGCCCTGGGCGAAAGCCACCTGGCCTTTACCTCCACAGACTGGCAGCGCACCCGCTACCCCGATTTTCTGGCCCAGCGGCTGGAAGTCTGGCCCCGCTGCGTGGACACGGGTTTTTTTTCTCCCCGGCCCGCCGGCACCCCCACCCCGACGGAAGAGCTGATCACGTTTTCCGGCCGGGGCATGGAATCGCCCCAGGCCTTCCTGCAGATGCTCACAGGCCTGCCGGACCTGCTGGAGCGGCGGCCCGCCTGCCGCGTGGCCCTGCTGGCTTCCCTGAGCGAACCCCTGCCCGAAGGCTGCCCGGCCCCGCTCACGGCCGCCCTGCGCTCCCCCAGGGTACGGCTGCTCCCCTACGTCCCCCGCACGGAATACCGCGACCTGCTGCGAGCCTCCACCTTCTACGTCTACTGCAACTCCTCCCAGACCCTCTCCTCCGGCCTGTTTGAAGCCATGGCCTGCGGCCTGCCCGTACTGGCCACGGATACCGGCGCCGTACGCGAAGTGCTGCGCCACGGCCAGAACGGCTTTCTCTTCCAAAACGCTGCACCGGACAAACTGGCCGCCTGGGTGGGCGACCTGCTCGAAGCCCTGCCCGGCATGACCACCCTTCGCCGCCAGGCCCGCCGCAGTATTGAAGGCTACTGCGCCCTGCGCACCGAGCTGCCCCGCCAGCTCAACCGCCTGCAAGAGGCCTATGCCCGCTGGGCGCGGGAACAAAAGCCGCAATAA
- a CDS encoding YgiW/YdeI family stress tolerance OB fold protein codes for MPRTALAALLALLALTICSPPAQAAGFEGPGVAPAVTRAVDVLNAQDDAPCVLEGRLVEKLPRRKHRYLFEDRSGQVVVEIENAVFGQSTVTPKDKIRLQGHVDWNRKRPNTVEVDSLTILGPVTDADLPPVQPRQENAPGHARHPAAR; via the coding sequence ATGCCCAGAACAGCCCTTGCCGCCCTGCTGGCCCTGCTGGCGCTGACAATCTGCTCCCCGCCCGCCCAAGCCGCAGGCTTTGAAGGGCCAGGCGTGGCCCCGGCGGTGACCCGCGCCGTGGACGTGCTCAATGCGCAGGACGATGCCCCCTGCGTGCTGGAAGGCCGCCTGGTGGAAAAGCTGCCCCGGCGTAAGCACCGTTATCTGTTTGAAGACCGCAGCGGCCAGGTGGTAGTGGAAATCGAAAACGCGGTTTTCGGCCAGTCTACTGTGACGCCCAAGGACAAAATCCGCCTGCAGGGCCATGTGGACTGGAACCGCAAACGCCCCAATACGGTGGAGGTGGACAGCCTCACCATTCTGGGCCCGGTGACGGACGCGGACCTGCCCCCCGTCCAGCCCCGACAGGAAAACGCCCCCGGCCATGCCCGACACCCTGCTGCTCGTTGA
- a CDS encoding NAD-dependent epimerase, with translation MHVLVTGAAGFIGYHLCRRLLADGHTVVGLDNCNDYYDVQLKNDRLAQLAALPQAAGFRCVRGDLADGPALAALFEQEGFSHVVNLAAQAGVRYSLQNPEAYLNANLLGFGHILEGCRRHKVEHLVFASSSSVYGLNAAQPYSVRHNVDHPVSLYAASKKSNELMAHAYSHLFRIPCTGLRFFTVYGPWGRPDMALHLFTTAILRGEPIKVFNAGRMRRDFTYIDDIIEGVARILPQAPGPDPDFDPAAPNPASSSAPWRIYNIGNNHTVELNDFIATLEDALGRKAVKELLPMQPGDVAATWADIDDLTAATGFAPHTPLREGIARFVAWYREYYRS, from the coding sequence ATGCATGTACTTGTGACGGGCGCGGCGGGTTTTATCGGCTACCATCTCTGCCGGCGGCTGCTGGCCGACGGGCATACGGTGGTGGGGCTGGACAACTGCAACGACTACTATGACGTGCAGCTTAAAAACGACCGCCTGGCGCAGCTGGCGGCACTGCCGCAGGCCGCCGGTTTCCGCTGCGTGCGGGGAGATTTGGCCGATGGCCCGGCCCTGGCCGCGCTTTTTGAACAGGAAGGCTTCAGCCATGTGGTCAACCTGGCCGCTCAGGCCGGAGTACGCTACAGCCTGCAGAATCCTGAGGCCTATCTCAATGCCAACCTGCTGGGTTTTGGTCACATTCTGGAGGGCTGCCGCCGTCACAAGGTGGAGCACCTGGTTTTTGCCTCCTCGTCCTCGGTCTACGGGCTCAACGCGGCCCAGCCCTATTCTGTGCGCCACAATGTGGACCATCCCGTAAGCCTGTATGCGGCCAGCAAAAAAAGCAACGAACTCATGGCCCACGCCTACAGCCATCTGTTCCGCATTCCCTGCACGGGGCTACGCTTTTTTACGGTTTACGGCCCCTGGGGCCGACCGGATATGGCCCTGCACCTGTTTACCACGGCCATTTTGCGCGGCGAACCCATCAAAGTTTTCAATGCGGGCCGCATGCGCCGCGATTTTACTTATATCGACGACATTATTGAAGGCGTGGCGCGCATCCTGCCCCAGGCCCCCGGTCCGGACCCGGATTTTGACCCTGCGGCCCCCAACCCGGCCAGCAGCTCCGCGCCCTGGCGCATCTACAATATCGGCAACAACCACACGGTGGAGCTCAACGACTTCATCGCCACCCTGGAAGACGCCCTGGGCCGCAAAGCCGTCAAAGAGCTGCTGCCCATGCAGCCCGGCGACGTGGCCGCCACCTGGGCCGACATTGACGACCTAACCGCCGCCACGGGCTTTGCCCCCCATACGCCTCTGCGCGAGGGCATTGCCCGCTTTGTGGCCTGGTACCGGGAGTACTACAGATCATGA